From a region of the Sporosarcina ureilytica genome:
- a CDS encoding NAD(P)-dependent malic enzyme: protein MENVTALELHRKHQGKMEIQSKVPLENQVDLSLAYSPGVADPCVEIHNEPKNVYDYTMKGNLVGIVTDGTAVLGLGDIGPEAALPVMEGKALLLKKFADIDAFPICLDTTDTEEIIRTVKVLSPTFGGINLEDISAPRCFEIEERLREECSIPVFHDDQHGTAIVVSAGLMNSLKLVNKEIENIKVVVNGAGAAGIAITKLLLSLGVTNIIMCDSKGIIYKERPHGMNEQKEFIAEITNRSNETGDLKNALKDADVFIGVSVANVLTKELIDQMKDEPIVFALANPMPEILPDTAKEFGVRVIATGRSDFANQVNNVLAFPGIFRGALNVRAIDINDEMKLAATRAIASLIEPAELHEDYVIPNPFDSRVVEAVSKAVSEAAIQTGVAQISLQK from the coding sequence ATGGAAAATGTCACTGCTCTTGAATTACATCGAAAGCATCAAGGGAAAATGGAGATTCAATCAAAAGTACCCCTTGAAAATCAAGTCGACCTAAGTTTAGCGTATTCACCTGGCGTCGCTGATCCATGTGTCGAAATTCATAATGAACCGAAAAATGTGTATGACTATACGATGAAAGGCAATCTTGTTGGCATCGTAACGGACGGAACAGCTGTCTTAGGTCTCGGTGACATTGGTCCCGAAGCTGCTTTACCTGTTATGGAGGGGAAAGCATTACTCCTTAAGAAATTTGCAGATATTGATGCGTTTCCAATTTGCTTAGATACGACCGATACGGAAGAAATTATTCGAACTGTCAAAGTTCTAAGCCCTACATTTGGAGGCATTAATTTGGAAGATATATCAGCACCTCGTTGTTTCGAAATTGAAGAGCGTTTAAGAGAAGAATGTTCAATTCCGGTGTTTCATGATGATCAACACGGAACAGCTATCGTTGTTTCAGCAGGACTTATGAATTCATTGAAATTGGTCAATAAAGAAATTGAAAATATCAAAGTTGTTGTCAATGGTGCAGGAGCTGCTGGGATTGCAATTACTAAATTGCTCCTATCACTTGGCGTAACGAATATCATTATGTGCGATTCAAAAGGCATAATCTATAAAGAACGCCCACATGGTATGAATGAACAAAAAGAATTTATTGCTGAAATTACAAATCGCTCAAATGAAACAGGCGATTTAAAAAATGCTTTAAAAGATGCAGATGTGTTCATCGGGGTTTCTGTTGCTAATGTTTTAACAAAAGAATTAATTGATCAAATGAAGGATGAACCGATTGTTTTTGCACTTGCTAATCCAATGCCAGAAATCCTTCCAGACACTGCGAAAGAGTTCGGCGTTAGAGTCATCGCAACAGGACGTTCGGATTTTGCGAACCAAGTAAATAATGTATTAGCTTTCCCGGGAATTTTTAGAGGCGCATTAAATGTCCGAGCAATCGATATTAATGACGAGATGAAATTAGCCGCAACGAGAGCGATTGCATCTTTAATAGAGCCTGCTGAGCTACATGAAGACTATGTGATTCCTAATCCTTTTGATTCAAGAGTTGTAGAAGCTGTTTCAAAAGCTGTGAGCGAGGCAGCCATCCAAACAGGTGTTGCACAAATATCCTTGCAAAAATAA
- a CDS encoding LytTR family DNA-binding domain-containing protein — MGIEAAVQYVSILKEWLPKEASVAVIANGRYLYYAPGMHDIRIVVGQSVEANNIVHDVVKKKLKVEKYMQGDENCSSYYGIGYPAIVDDKEGVVLVILPPDYHSLYKEPMTFLTGRNEDCWCPIAVDKISHIESLQKKTWFYKNDVAYQSIYTLKDLVEQLPNFFLRIHRSYIVNIQHILEISRDFSSNMLITLKNGTVLPVSQSYSTHIRKTLGF, encoded by the coding sequence ATGGGAATTGAAGCGGCTGTACAATATGTAAGTATTTTAAAAGAATGGTTACCAAAAGAAGCCTCGGTTGCAGTTATAGCCAATGGACGCTATTTGTATTATGCTCCTGGCATGCATGACATCCGAATTGTAGTTGGTCAATCAGTTGAAGCTAACAATATTGTTCATGATGTAGTGAAAAAGAAACTTAAAGTTGAAAAGTATATGCAAGGTGATGAAAACTGCTCTTCTTATTACGGGATTGGTTATCCAGCGATAGTAGATGATAAAGAAGGAGTCGTCCTTGTGATTTTGCCTCCGGATTATCATTCACTTTATAAAGAACCAATGACTTTTTTAACTGGCAGAAATGAAGACTGTTGGTGCCCAATTGCAGTTGACAAAATATCACATATTGAAAGCTTACAAAAGAAAACATGGTTTTATAAAAATGATGTAGCTTATCAATCTATCTATACATTAAAAGATTTAGTTGAACAATTGCCGAATTTCTTTCTACGCATCCATCGTTCTTACATCGTAAATATTCAACATATTTTAGAAATTTCGCGTGATTTTTCATCAAATATGTTGATTACCCTAAAAAACGGCACCGTATTACCTGTCAGTCAATCTTATTCAACACATATTCGCAAAACGCTTGGATTTTAA